The window CGCTGCCCGATGGATGCGATCATCAGCGCGAAGAAGCAGGTTCATATCATTGAGCAGGATAAGTGTATCCGTTGCGGAGCCTGCTTTGCCGCCTGCCCGCCCCAGTTCAGCGCGATTACGAAGCTGGTCGGCGAGGCTGTTCCCCCGCCTCCGCCGGAAGGTCAGCGGGACGTCGTCAAAAAGGGCAAGGAAGCGACGGCATAACAAGGAAATAAAATTGACAGGAAAAAAGGGGACTTGGCCGGGTCAGGCAAGTCCCCTTTTTTGAATATCGAGGAAAAAGACAGTTTCGATTTAGGAACAATCAAAGAAGATTAGAAGGATATCCTTCGTGATCGTTATTTGCCAAAGGCAAGATTAAACATAAGATGAGCTTTATCATCGAAATCTGCTCTTTCAATTTTATTCTCTTGAAATTCTTCCATCATCTCTTCCACAGTGTTGTATTCTCTTGACTTGGTCCTGTTTTTGCCGAAATTTACCTCAAAGTGGTTAGAAATATAGCTAATTTTTACATAATCTTTTTCTTCTTCCGTTAATCCCAATTTCATTATTCCCGATCTCCTTTCCCATTTTTAACTGCAACATGCTCCGATCCAGAGCTTTGCACAACCTGTCAAATTAAATATCCTGATGATCGCGGCATCCATCCCGGCAGGCCGTTGCAGCTTCAGTCGTCCCGCCCTCATCAGGAATGTCCGGATTCATCCATCATGATCAAAGAGGTTCAATGACGCTAGTCCTTTTCAGCTGAGAGCAGGATGGTCTGCAGGAAGGTAGATTATCATACTTCCTATATTAACAACTGAACGGGAAGAACAGATCCCGCTGGCAGAGCATCCTGTCCTTCCGGTATGGAGGCCACTGCAGTGGCTTCAGCCAGGGAGTTCAAACGGCTGCGCTTCTCCATGGGATTGAAGCTCGGCAATCCTTCTTTGCATTCAAGGGTGCCGAAGAAAAAATCCGTCCAATCAGGATCCCCCTCGGTGATATCCGAGGCAAGCGTGGCAGAGATTCTCGGCAGGCCCGGGTTTGCGTGACCGGAAAGGGCAAGGATGCCGGGAAGAGCGATCTGCAGAAAACCCATCAAGTTGGAGGGCGGTCCACCGGCCAGAAGGAACACGGGTTTTTTATTCAGCATTCCGAAACCGACGGCCTTCCCGGGTCCCATGCGAATCCGGTGGAAGACCTTTTCCCATCCGAGCTCTTCAAGGACCTGTGCCACCAGGTCATGGTCACCCACCCATGCCCCTCCGCTCGTGATTATGGCGTCTGTTTCGTCGGCCAGAGTTGTCAAGGCGCGGAAAAGGGACACGGGATCATCCCTGACGATATCGACACGGCTTTTCATCCCGTGGCGACGACACCATCCCGCAAGGGTCATGATGTTGCTTGCATAGAGTTTCCCCTCCGTCAGGGGTTCCCCTGGTTTGACAATTTCATCGCCAGTCCCGAGGATTCCGACAACAGGATTCCTGAAGACAGGAATCCTGCTATGTCCTGCCGCTGCCAGGAGACCTGCTGTCACAGGCGATATCTGCTGGCCGGTCTGGAGGATGCACTTTCCCCTTGCTACATCGCTGCCGCGTTTCAAAATATTCTTGGGTTCGGCAATATATTCTATCAGCACATCCGAGTTTCCCTTTTTAACATATTCTTCGGCCACCACGGCATCGGCCCCTTCAGGGATGCGGGCTCCTGTCAAGACCCTCACCGTTGTCCCTGGTTTGACCTGAATGTCATTCTCTCCGCCAGCAGCCATGAAACCCAGTACTTGCAGCCGGACGGGATTTTCGACTGTCGCTTCGGCGACCTCATGGGAAATAACCGCATAACCGTCCTTACGAGAGGAATCCATGGAAGGGGAATCCACCCGGGCATAAAGATCGGCGGCCGCGACACGATCAACACTGTCAATCAGCGACACGTTCTCCGCAGGAAGGGGCGCGATGCTCTTCAGGGTTAAATGCAGGGCCTCTTTAAGACCGATAGACATAAAGTTCATGCTGACCTTCCTCATACAACGATGGTCCCCATGGAGGTCGTGTCATAGCCCGGCAGTTCATTCACGACCCGCCGCAGGACCGGACCATGAATCAGGTCGAGGAGCGGCTGAAGCAGATCGCTCTCGTAATAAATGCGGGGGATGACCAGATCGTAGCGTTCCTTCTCAAAAGGAAGAAAATCCAGCTGAAGGGCATGCGCCGCTGACGCAATGCCAAGTCCGCAGTCCGCCGCGCCCGATTGAACGGCAACGGCAACGGCCAGGTGGGTATACTCTTCGCGGCGGTAACCCTTTACCCTTTCAGGTTCAATTCCCAGCTTGTTCAGATGGTAATCAAGCAAGACCCGGGTGCCGGCCCCACGCTGGCGGTTGACATAGCGCACATCGTCCCGCACCAGGTCTGACAGTCCCTGGATTCCCCTGGGGTTGCCCGGCGCGATGATCAGCCCCTGCTCGCGATGCAGGAAGGTCATCAGCACCACGGGAATGTTGGGCAGATATTGCTTCACATAGGAAATATTGTATTCCCCCGTTGCAGGGTCCAGGAGATGGGACGCGGCCAGATGCGCATCCCCGCGGCGCAGGGCCATCAGTCCGCCGAGACTGCCGGCGTTGGCGCTCGAGAAGAGGCGGCCGGCATCAGCCAGGTACTGGGACAGCATGTCAAGGCAGAGATCGTGACTGCCGATGTGGACGATGGTGCGGTCGATATCGGAGGGATCCCGGTACAGCTCGACGTTGACTTCCCGCCCGGCCTCGACTCCCTCCGAAAAACGCGGGATGCGGACGATTCCGTCCGCACGGACCAGGGAGGTGATGACCCCCGCCCCACGGGAAAGGGGCGCAGCCACGGTTCGTTCGCCCACCCGGCCGACGGTGACCCGCACCCATTCGTCCTCACCCATCGGTGAGAGGAGCTTGCGGCTGATGGTTGCCTTGAGTTTGGGCTTTTCCTTTGAGGGCACCCCGAGCCAATGGGAAAGCAGCGGTTCCACGAATATTTCCCCGGTCAGGGCGCAGGAAACGGGATAGCCGGGTACGCCGATGATGGGCGTTTTGCGGTCCGTCACGGTGCCGAGGACAACGGGATGTCCCGGACGGATCGCCACGCCGTGAACGAGAAGGGTTCCCAGTTCCTCGACAATGCTTGACGTGAAGTCTTCACTCCCCGCCGATGAGCCGGCATTGACGAGAACGAGGTCATGGATGGCTGCCGCTTCGCGGACCGTTTCCCGAATGCGTTCATAATCGTCGACAACAATCGGGTACCGCGTCGGTTCGCCGCCCCACTGGCGCACCTGGGAAGACAGCACGAGGGAGTTGTATTCGATGATGTCGCCGGACTTCAGACCTTCCTGTGCGGCCTGTTCGACTGTCACCAGTTCCGTGCCCGTCGGGATAACCGCCACACGTGGCCGGCGGCGAACGCTGACGGTTGCGTGTCCACACCCGGCCAGGGCGCCCAGATCCACCGGTTTGAGCAGACGATTGGCCGGCAGCACCAGTTCAGTGGCAACCATATCCTCCCCCATGGGCCGAACCGCCGTCCAGGGGGCAACGCTGGCCTGGATCTCGATGAATTCATCGGCTTCTTCGTCGATGTGCTGAGTATGTTCAATCTGGATGATGGCGTCGGCCCAGGAAGGGAGCGGATCTCCCGTATCGACGTATTCGGCCTGCCTGTCGGGGCCGATACGCAGACGTTTCGGTGCTGTCTCGGTGGCGCCGAGGGTGTCCATCGAACGGACGGCATAACCGTCCATGGCGCTGGCGTGATACCCGGGAGAAGAAAGGGTAGCCCACACGGGCACTGCCGTCACGCGCCCCAGCGCTTCCTCCAGAGGCAGATCCTCGCCGGGAAGCGCCTTCCACAGGCCGGAACTCTCCATGGCGGCGATAAACCGACGCCATGCCTCATCCAGCGGAATGTCTTCGAGATAAAATTTCCTGTTCTTGCTCATTTCCCTCTCCCGTCATGATCCTGCATGGTCAGAATAACTCCACTTCAACTTGCTCGCCCTGGTGCAGACCATTGGAATCGAGCGGTACGCATACCATCCCCTCCGCCTTTACCATGGTGTAAATCAGGTTCGATTTGCCGAAAACCGGTTCGGCCCAGAGTTGATCTTCCCGTTCGACCAGCCGGACCTGCACGTAATCTTCACGTCCCGGGACGGAAGAGATGTTGTGAGCGAGTCTGGCCGTTTCTCTCCGCTGGGCCGGCGGATTTTTCAGGCCTTGCATCCGCTGCAGCAGCGGTGTCAGGAACAGCCCGGCCACAACCATTGCACTGACGGGGTTGCCCGGAAGGCCGATGGTCGGCTTGCCGTTGCAGACCCCCAGGATGGTCGGTTTTCCGGGCCGAACGGCGACGCCGTGGACCAAGACGCCCGGTTTTCCCAGTTCGTTCATGACGTCTGATGTAAGATCGCGCGTCGAAACGGAGGACCCCGCGGAAATCACCAGCGCATCCGCAGCCTCCAGGGCCGAACGCGCTGCGGAAAGAAGGGATGAGTAATCGTCTTTTATGATCCCCTTAATCTCGGGAACTCCCCCTGCGCGGGCCACAAGGCCGGCGATGGTATAGGTGTTGATATCCCGTACCTGGCCGGGGCCGGGTTCCTGTTCCGGTGGGACAACTTCGTCGCCGGTGGAGACAATCGCCACATGGGGTCTGGCCGCCACCCGGACATCCGTGATGCCCAGTGCCATCAATCCGCCGAGATCCTGGGGGCGGAGGATATGCCCCGCGGCGAACAACGGCTCTCCTTCCTGTATATCTTCGCCGACATGAATGACGTTCTCTCCCGGCGCAACGGCCCGCAGCACTTCGATCGTTTCCGCATCGAGCTTCTGCGTCCGTTCCACCATAACGACGGCGTCAGCCCCGGGTGGAATCATCCCGCCTGTAAAGACAACGGCTGCCTGAGCCGGACCGACCGCCAGTGCGGACGCATGACCCATTGGGACTTCGCCAATCAAGGTAAGATATGCGGGCAATGATTCTGTTGCACCGAAAGTATCCTCGGCGCGTACGGCATAACCATCCATTGTACTGCGGGGAAAAGACGGGAGCGAGGATGGAGCAGTCAATTCTCCGGCCAGCACGCGGTCAAGCGCTTCAGCTGTTGCAATGCTTTCCTCCCTGATCTCCAGGGGAAGGTGATCGAACAGTACTTTGAGCGCCTCCGCGGGCGGAAGCACCGTGAACATTTCCGGCATGAGATCTCCTTGCTAAAAATATTTATCGTTCGCTCGATGGATGCGCACTTTTACAGGATTGTGCTTCATGCGATCTTCAGTGGCGTCCTCTGCGAGTATTGCATTATTCTTCTTTCGATCGGAGGCACCAGCCGGAGTATTGTCCCAAAACAAAATCCACGGAACGCCCGTATTCCTCTTCCAGTTCTGCTTTGATTTGGGGCTGCATGTTCAATGATTCCGTGTCATAGAAATCCGCCTCTTCAATTTCAGTCCTGATCTGGACCTGGTCTGAATCAGCCGCCCATAGCGACGCTTCCCGGACGCCATGCTCTTTTTTGCAATGGGGGCACATAAATGATGTTGTTTGCATCGGTTCCATCCCTTTCTGTTTAAAATACGGGTATCGCTCCATCATTAATAATCCGGCTCTTCAGAACAATCCTTCTTCTCTCAGATCATCAATCCCTGGAAATCAAAAAAAATCACAGGAAGGACTGACTTTCCGTCCGAGATTATTTCCCGCATCGCTGTTTATGCATCACAGGTCAGGGAATTACCCACGATGCCTTCACCGTAGAATCATTTCCCCACTGAAATTTTGCCCGGATGTGTCCCGTCAATTTCAACAGCAGCCAGTCCATTTCATCGAAGCGGCAGACAATGGTGGCGAAGTTTTTGCGGGCCGCTGGAACATCAAGCGATTTCAGTACCTTATCTCGGATAAAATCCGGTATGCCCGAAGTCGGTTTTTCGATGTGTGAACCGGGTGGAATTTCGGCGCAGTAGTTGATCCGATGAGACAGGCGTACCTGCTCCCATTGGCAATCAGCCATTTCATCGTTGGTATGAACTGAGGCGGTTCCGGAAAAGCGTAACTGCAGCCATCTTTCAGCATCATAAAACAGCAAGCCGACATTGGGATTATCCCGGATCTGCGAAATCTTGGACCCTCGAACATCGCAATGGCAAATCAATGACCGGTCTTTTTCAGAAAATGCCCTTATGATGACGATCCGTGCCTGGGGCTTATCGCTTTCCATGGTAGTAAGGGTGAACTGGTGAAACGGTTCCCTGAAGTCACGGACGCCGTAATGGAGAAGTTTCCAGCTTGATTCAAGCACCTCTTCCAGCGTTGAGATGTTTTCCTTTTTTCCAAAGAACATACGGATTTCCTGGTTGCGAGTTCGTTGAAGCGTAATGGGTCGTCTGGCCAGTCGACGGATAATTGGCTGCAGGATGTCTCAAATGCTGGTGGACGATGATCCAAAAAAATGAGCAGCCTTGAGGGATTCTATTTTCCGACTGTCACCTTATTTTCCTTACATCTCCGAATGCATACTGTCAATGTTATCGTGAAATTCCAGATGATTTATTTGAACTGTGGCAGCAATCAATGCTATCAAAGATACTTCTGCCGGCAAGAGAAGGAAGGAGAGGTTTATTCGGAAGTTTAGCATCGAACTCAGCCTTTCCGCATTTGCCTCAAGGCGAATTGGTGAATTAATACATCATTGCAAGTTTTTATCTTACGGCTGATTTTTTGGCGTGTTACAGGACCCTGTCCGCACAGGTATAAATCTTCATTTCTGCCTTCTCGGTAATATGGCTGACTCCCATATCCTTGTACAATTTTGAACCGACGCTGCGGGCGGAACCGATTACAGTCAATCCGCATTTCTCCCCGATCTCACGCCCTTTGTCCGTGACGGCTGTCTTGGTAGCGACCAGGGGAATTCCGGCTCGTCCGATTTTCATGATCATTTCCGAAGCCATGCGGCCGGTGGAGACCATGAAGGTCTGAGTGCAGTCGATACGGTTCAGGAGGGCGTAACCGATGATCTTATCCAGCGTATTATGCCGGCCGATGTCTTCCATGACGCAGAGCAGATTGCACTTTCCATCGAAAAGGGCCGCGGAATGCGCCCCCCCCGTCTGCTGGTAAAGCGAAGCCTTTTCAAAGAGGAGATCCATTGCCCGGAAGATATCTTCTTTGGCGATTTTAAAATCGGAATCGATGCGGGGGAGATCAGAGGTTTCAAAATAGGCCGTCCGGCCGCCGCCGGAGACGATGCGGTAGCTGGTCTTTTCCTTGCGGTTCGTGAGCGGAGCCGCATTGGCCAGGACAACGAAGGCGCCTTTTTCCGCAATTTCCAAGGAGGATATTTCTTCGGCGCTTTCGATAAAGCCCTGCCCGAAGAGATATCCGGCTACGAACTCCCTCTCCATCGAGGGAGTCACCGAAGCGGTGGCCAGATGTTCACCGTTAACGATAATCGGCAGTTCTTTTTCGATGATGAGGAGAACATCGGCAGAGAGAATTTGTCCTTGTTCCAGCTTGTGGACTTTAGCGGGTTTTAATCCAGGCGTCGTCATGGACATAAGATCCTTTCCGGATGGGAGTACACGATCATGGAATTCTTCCTGACCATACCCACGATGGTGATCCCCACTTTTTCCGCCAGCTCCACGCCCAGAGAGGTGGGCACACCCTTCGTGGCAATGATGGGGATGCCTGCATGGAGGCATTTCAAAATCATTTCCGTTGGCTGTCGACCCGTGGAAGTAGCCAGGACGTTGGAGAAATCGATATTCTTCAATAAAGCAGCACCGATCACCTTATCCAGTGCGTTGTGTCGGCCCAGATCTTCGGCGATGGAGACGGTTTCTCTACCATTTAGAAAGAGCCCTGCGGAATGAACGGCCCCGGTTTCCTCGAATATCGGCGAGGTCAGGATGGCCTGGACGCAATCGGCGACGTCTTCACTGCGGATCTTCAGGCTGGAGCGTATTTCCCGGGGCAGGGGGTGCGGCTCGATACCTTTCCTGAGTTCCAGCTGGGCGATATTATCTTCGAGCTCGAATGCGACAATGTCCGCGGCGTTCTCGATTCGTCCCTGGACATAGAGATTGCCGATGACATACTCCTTCTCCAGCGCAGCCATGATCATGGCCGTGGCAAAATGCCGACCATCCACAAAAACGGTCAGCGCCGTCTCCCTGATGATTCTCTCGCGGGTGGGGATGATTTCCCCGTCAGCACGGATACACGATACCTCTTCCAGGATTTTGCTGTCCATATCACACCCTGAGCTGTTCTTGTGAGACCGCAGCGGTCGATGCCAATGTTCTGTTTAGGGGAATACAGATAACAGAGCTGATGGTTCTTGAGCTGTTCTGCACCTGTATCCTCCTCTCACCCGTATCTGTTTTTTTGTCAATATGTATTATTTATAGCACATTGACATTTCTGGTCCATCGTCAAAGTCAACGCGTCCCGCCCAGCTTAAGAGTCATCCCAATCCTTCCTGCAAAATTTTTCCCTTGCAAGGACAGGTTTATCTGACTATAAATAATTGCAAAACCTTAAAAAATAAAGCCTGAAGATGGTAGCGCCGATTATGTCGAATACGCTCATGAATACGAAGGAAGTTGCGGAATACCTGGACATCAATGAAAAGCAGGTTTATGCACTGATCAAATCCGGGCGGATACCGGCAACCCGGGTAACAGGAAAATGGCTTTTCCCCAAGGACCTGATCGATGAATGGCTGCTCGAAAATGCCCGAACGGGACTGAGCGAGGCAAGGAAGAGAAGCCGGAAAATGGGAGGCGCCCTCCTGGCTGCAGGCAGCAATGATCCCATGCTGGACATTCTTCAAGCCACCCTGCGCAAGGAGCA is drawn from Syntrophus gentianae and contains these coding sequences:
- the fdhD gene encoding formate dehydrogenase accessory sulfurtransferase FdhD; its protein translation is MTTPGLKPAKVHKLEQGQILSADVLLIIEKELPIIVNGEHLATASVTPSMEREFVAGYLFGQGFIESAEEISSLEIAEKGAFVVLANAAPLTNRKEKTSYRIVSGGGRTAYFETSDLPRIDSDFKIAKEDIFRAMDLLFEKASLYQQTGGAHSAALFDGKCNLLCVMEDIGRHNTLDKIIGYALLNRIDCTQTFMVSTGRMASEMIMKIGRAGIPLVATKTAVTDKGREIGEKCGLTVIGSARSVGSKLYKDMGVSHITEKAEMKIYTCADRVL
- a CDS encoding formate dehydrogenase accessory sulfurtransferase FdhD, whose translation is MDSKILEEVSCIRADGEIIPTRERIIRETALTVFVDGRHFATAMIMAALEKEYVIGNLYVQGRIENAADIVAFELEDNIAQLELRKGIEPHPLPREIRSSLKIRSEDVADCVQAILTSPIFEETGAVHSAGLFLNGRETVSIAEDLGRHNALDKVIGAALLKNIDFSNVLATSTGRQPTEMILKCLHAGIPIIATKGVPTSLGVELAEKVGITIVGMVRKNSMIVYSHPERILCP
- a CDS encoding pyridoxamine 5'-phosphate oxidase family protein — its product is MFFGKKENISTLEEVLESSWKLLHYGVRDFREPFHQFTLTTMESDKPQARIVIIRAFSEKDRSLICHCDVRGSKISQIRDNPNVGLLFYDAERWLQLRFSGTASVHTNDEMADCQWEQVRLSHRINYCAEIPPGSHIEKPTSGIPDFIRDKVLKSLDVPAARKNFATIVCRFDEMDWLLLKLTGHIRAKFQWGNDSTVKASWVIP
- a CDS encoding 4Fe-4S dicluster domain-containing protein — protein: RCPMDAIISAKKQVHIIEQDKCIRCGACFAACPPQFSAITKLVGEAVPPPPPEGQRDVVKKGKEATA
- a CDS encoding cytoplasmic protein — translated: MKLGLTEEEKDYVKISYISNHFEVNFGKNRTKSREYNTVEEMMEEFQENKIERADFDDKAHLMFNLAFGK
- a CDS encoding molybdopterin biosynthesis protein yields the protein MSKNRKFYLEDIPLDEAWRRFIAAMESSGLWKALPGEDLPLEEALGRVTAVPVWATLSSPGYHASAMDGYAVRSMDTLGATETAPKRLRIGPDRQAEYVDTGDPLPSWADAIIQIEHTQHIDEEADEFIEIQASVAPWTAVRPMGEDMVATELVLPANRLLKPVDLGALAGCGHATVSVRRRPRVAVIPTGTELVTVEQAAQEGLKSGDIIEYNSLVLSSQVRQWGGEPTRYPIVVDDYERIRETVREAAAIHDLVLVNAGSSAGSEDFTSSIVEELGTLLVHGVAIRPGHPVVLGTVTDRKTPIIGVPGYPVSCALTGEIFVEPLLSHWLGVPSKEKPKLKATISRKLLSPMGEDEWVRVTVGRVGERTVAAPLSRGAGVITSLVRADGIVRIPRFSEGVEAGREVNVELYRDPSDIDRTIVHIGSHDLCLDMLSQYLADAGRLFSSANAGSLGGLMALRRGDAHLAASHLLDPATGEYNISYVKQYLPNIPVVLMTFLHREQGLIIAPGNPRGIQGLSDLVRDDVRYVNRQRGAGTRVLLDYHLNKLGIEPERVKGYRREEYTHLAVAVAVQSGAADCGLGIASAAHALQLDFLPFEKERYDLVIPRIYYESDLLQPLLDLIHGPVLRRVVNELPGYDTTSMGTIVV
- the glp gene encoding molybdopterin molybdotransferase MoeA, whose translation is MNFMSIGLKEALHLTLKSIAPLPAENVSLIDSVDRVAAADLYARVDSPSMDSSRKDGYAVISHEVAEATVENPVRLQVLGFMAAGGENDIQVKPGTTVRVLTGARIPEGADAVVAEEYVKKGNSDVLIEYIAEPKNILKRGSDVARGKCILQTGQQISPVTAGLLAAAGHSRIPVFRNPVVGILGTGDEIVKPGEPLTEGKLYASNIMTLAGWCRRHGMKSRVDIVRDDPVSLFRALTTLADETDAIITSGGAWVGDHDLVAQVLEELGWEKVFHRIRMGPGKAVGFGMLNKKPVFLLAGGPPSNLMGFLQIALPGILALSGHANPGLPRISATLASDITEGDPDWTDFFFGTLECKEGLPSFNPMEKRSRLNSLAEATAVASIPEGQDALPAGSVLPVQLLI
- the glp gene encoding molybdopterin molybdotransferase MoeA, whose translation is MPEMFTVLPPAEALKVLFDHLPLEIREESIATAEALDRVLAGELTAPSSLPSFPRSTMDGYAVRAEDTFGATESLPAYLTLIGEVPMGHASALAVGPAQAAVVFTGGMIPPGADAVVMVERTQKLDAETIEVLRAVAPGENVIHVGEDIQEGEPLFAAGHILRPQDLGGLMALGITDVRVAARPHVAIVSTGDEVVPPEQEPGPGQVRDINTYTIAGLVARAGGVPEIKGIIKDDYSSLLSAARSALEAADALVISAGSSVSTRDLTSDVMNELGKPGVLVHGVAVRPGKPTILGVCNGKPTIGLPGNPVSAMVVAGLFLTPLLQRMQGLKNPPAQRRETARLAHNISSVPGREDYVQVRLVEREDQLWAEPVFGKSNLIYTMVKAEGMVCVPLDSNGLHQGEQVEVELF